From a single Girardinichthys multiradiatus isolate DD_20200921_A chromosome 17, DD_fGirMul_XY1, whole genome shotgun sequence genomic region:
- the LOC124883186 gene encoding aldo-keto reductase family 1 member D1-like, translating to MELTAKKHSIPLSDGNSIPLIGLGTYGDPQQTPKGTSYEAVKLAIEVGYRHIDGALIYCNEHEVGQAIREKIADGTVTREDIFYCGKLWNTFHPPELVRPALEKTLQMLQLDYVDLYIIELPTAFKPGDTFYPQDENGKYIYHETDLCATWEALEACKDAGLVKSLGVSNFNKRQLELILNKPGLKHKPVSNQVECHPYFTQPKLLEYCREKNIVIVGYSPLGTSRDATWVNLKCAPLLEDELLASVAKKYKKTTAQVCLRFNVQRGVVVIPKSFNADRIKENFDIFDFSLSEDEMKAIEGLNKNIRFVELLMWADHPEYPFHDDY from the exons ATGGAACTGACAGCAAAAAAACACTCAATTCCTTTGAGTGATGGAAACAGCATACCTTTGATTGGACTGGGAACCTATGGGGATCCTCAACAG ACTCCCAAAGGAACTTCTTACGAAGCTGTCAAACTGGCCATTGAGGTAGGATACAGACACATTGATGGAGCCTTGATCTATTGCAATGAACACGAGGTTGGACAAGCAATCCGAGAAAAAATTGCAGATGGGACAGTAACAAGAGAGGATATCTTCTACTGTGGAAAG TTGTGGAACACATTCCACCCCCCTGAGTTAGTTCGACCTGCTTTGGAGAAAACCCTGCAGATGTTACAGCTGGATTATGTGGACCTCTATATTATAGAACTGCCCACCGCTTTCAAG CCAGGAGATACGTTTTACCCACAAGATGAGAACGGGAAGTACATTTACCACGAGACAGACCTCTGTGCTACATGGGAG GCTTTGGAAGCTTGCAAGGATGCTGGGCTGGTGAAGTCTCTCGGAGTATCCAACTTCAACAAGCGCCAGCTGGAGCTGATCCTTAACAAACCTGGGCTGAAGCATAAACCAGTGTCAAACCAG GTTGAATGCCACCCGTATTTCACGCAGCCAAAGTTGCTTGAATACTGCCGGGAGAAGAACATTGTCATCGTTGGTTATAGCCCTCTAGGGACATCTAGGGATGCAACGTG ggtAAACCTAAAATGTGCCCCATTGTTAGAAGATGAGCTTCTGGCCTCAGTTGCTAAAAAGTACAAAAAGACCACAGCCCAGGTGTGCCTGAGGTTCAACGTGCAGAGAGGAGTGGTGGTCATCCCGAAGAGCTTCAATGCTGACCGCATTAAGGAGAACTTTGAT ATTTTCGACTTCTCTCTGTCGGAGGACGAGATGAAGGCAATCGAGGGGCTGAACAAGAATATTCGCTTTGTGGAGCTCCTCAT GTGGGCTGATCATCCAGAGTATCCATTTCATGACGACTACTGA